A section of the Thermoplasmata archaeon genome encodes:
- a CDS encoding succinate dehydrogenase: MDLKKSLNWIKIRGRHIHEGFAFLIHRVTGLIILIYLIVHLGALTQIITGHYSSFLSTVESPPFIALDILLFLAIIYHGMNGIRLIFSELGIGARKNKLFFYVMMGIGLVIWIAAAYIVATGGL; the protein is encoded by the coding sequence ATGGATCTTAAAAAGTCTTTAAACTGGATTAAGATTAGAGGCAGGCACATACACGAAGGATTTGCCTTTTTGATTCACAGAGTCACAGGTTTGATAATACTGATCTATTTAATAGTGCATCTTGGAGCTTTGACACAGATAATTACTGGGCACTATTCATCGTTTTTATCTACTGTAGAAAGCCCTCCATTCATAGCGCTGGATATTCTTTTGTTTCTTGCCATAATATATCATGGTATGAACGGAATAAGGTTGATATTTTCAGAACTAGGAATCGGAGCAAGAAAGAACAAGCTGTTCTTCTATGTGATGATGGGGATCGGGTTAGTAATATGGATCGCAGCTGCGTATATAGTTGCAACAGGAGGTCTATAA
- a CDS encoding succinate dehydrogenase/fumarate reductase iron-sulfur subunit — protein sequence MSDIYLNIMRGNSESSKFVEYKVPFVKGMTVLDALLYIKEHIDPTLAVRYSCRMEICGSCAVMVNDKPHTACSTQIETLKTDHIKVEPLSGFKWEKDLIVDFQPFYDKHESVIPTLIRKDHVEGELIQSPKQLAKYRQFSLCIKCGVCLAACPISNSDSNYLGPAALTAAYRFNIDSRDQGKDKRLAIVSSPEGCWRCHFAAECSEACPKDVDPAYAIQKLKVESAVFEIKRLFTGKKKEEK from the coding sequence ATGAGTGATATTTATTTAAACATTATGCGAGGAAATTCAGAGTCTTCCAAGTTTGTAGAGTATAAAGTCCCTTTTGTAAAAGGTATGACTGTTTTGGATGCACTTTTATATATTAAAGAGCATATTGACCCAACGCTTGCTGTTCGATATTCTTGCAGAATGGAAATTTGTGGAAGCTGTGCAGTAATGGTCAACGACAAGCCACATACTGCTTGCTCGACCCAGATAGAGACGCTCAAGACAGATCATATAAAAGTAGAGCCTTTGAGTGGGTTTAAATGGGAAAAGGATTTAATAGTGGATTTCCAGCCGTTTTATGATAAGCATGAATCTGTGATACCCACACTAATAAGAAAAGATCATGTTGAGGGAGAGCTGATACAGAGCCCAAAACAGCTGGCTAAATATCGTCAGTTTTCATTATGTATTAAGTGTGGAGTATGCTTAGCAGCTTGTCCTATTTCAAATTCAGACAGCAATTATCTCGGTCCTGCAGCATTAACTGCAGCATACCGATTCAACATTGATAGCAGAGATCAAGGAAAAGATAAGAGACTTGCAATAGTAAGCAGTCCGGAAGGATGCTGGAGATGCCATTTTGCTGCTGAATGCAGTGAAGCGTGCCCTAAAGATGTAGATCCTGCTTACGCGATACAGAAATTGAAGGTAGAGAGTGCAGTATTTGAAATAAAGCGTTTATTTACCGGTAAGAAGAAGGAGGAGAAATAA
- a CDS encoding succinate dehydrogenase/fumarate reductase flavoprotein subunit produces the protein METYTHDILILGTGLAGMRAVIAAAEKDPNVSIAMISKLYPMRSHSIAAEGGSAAVISEKDSFDLHAYDTIKGGDYLGDQDAIEFFVRQMPQEILDLDHWGCPWSRNEDGTIAQRPFGGHSYPRATFAADKTGFHELHTMYEHSLLFSNITKYNEFFATSIILENNEFRALTAIDIKTGEMVLFKGKALVIATGGAGRIYSFTTYSHTVTGDGNTMAFRAGLALKDMEFIQFHPTAIVPSGILITEAARGEGGYLLNKDNERFMKNYAPSKLELAPRDIVSRSIMWEIEAGRGFTGENGPYVLLDIRHLGKEKIDDRLPMIRDIAIKFNNIDPVKEPIPIRPAAHYSMGGIAVNVNTETSVKGVFSSGEASCVSIHGANRLGSNSTAECAAFGKVSGEKALEYAKTHQFHDIPMDPVKLEEKRIFDTILKRKGDEEIGNLRTLLGSTMQEKVGIFRTEKDLIEGLKIIRDINKRVLNIEVKDKTSKYNTNLIQYLELEFSAELAEVIAMGALARTESRGSHYRRDYPKRDDVNWMKHTIAVKRKDGISISYIPVSVTKWQPEERKY, from the coding sequence ATGGAAACGTATACACATGATATATTAATTTTAGGAACTGGGCTTGCAGGTATGCGAGCTGTAATTGCAGCAGCAGAAAAAGATCCAAATGTCAGCATTGCAATGATCTCTAAATTATATCCAATGCGTTCACACTCTATCGCTGCAGAGGGTGGTTCTGCCGCAGTGATAAGCGAGAAAGATAGTTTTGATCTTCATGCGTATGATACTATAAAAGGTGGAGACTATCTAGGAGATCAGGATGCAATAGAATTTTTTGTCCGGCAAATGCCACAGGAGATACTGGACTTAGATCATTGGGGCTGTCCATGGAGCAGAAATGAAGACGGGACAATTGCTCAGAGACCATTTGGTGGGCACAGTTATCCAAGGGCAACGTTTGCGGCAGATAAGACAGGCTTTCATGAGCTACATACCATGTATGAGCATAGCTTATTATTCAGTAACATTACAAAGTACAACGAATTCTTTGCGACATCCATAATTCTTGAAAACAATGAATTCAGGGCACTGACAGCCATAGATATCAAGACTGGAGAGATGGTTCTATTCAAAGGCAAGGCTCTTGTTATAGCCACTGGTGGAGCGGGTAGAATATACTCTTTCACCACTTATTCTCACACTGTTACTGGTGATGGTAATACAATGGCATTCAGGGCAGGGTTAGCCTTAAAAGACATGGAATTTATACAGTTTCATCCGACGGCGATTGTACCTTCTGGTATTCTCATAACTGAAGCTGCGAGAGGTGAAGGTGGTTATTTATTGAATAAAGATAATGAGAGATTTATGAAAAACTATGCACCATCAAAGCTTGAGCTGGCACCCAGAGATATAGTGTCAAGATCTATTATGTGGGAGATAGAAGCAGGGCGCGGTTTTACTGGTGAAAACGGGCCATATGTATTGCTTGATATCAGGCATCTGGGTAAGGAGAAAATAGATGACAGATTGCCTATGATAAGGGATATTGCAATAAAGTTCAATAACATAGATCCTGTAAAAGAGCCTATACCTATTCGCCCGGCAGCGCATTATTCAATGGGAGGCATAGCTGTAAATGTAAATACAGAAACCTCTGTAAAAGGAGTGTTTTCTTCAGGAGAAGCGTCTTGTGTAAGCATTCATGGAGCTAACAGGCTTGGTTCAAACTCTACTGCTGAATGTGCAGCATTCGGAAAAGTTTCTGGAGAGAAGGCATTAGAGTATGCAAAAACGCATCAGTTTCATGATATTCCTATGGATCCAGTAAAACTGGAAGAGAAAAGAATATTCGATACAATCTTAAAACGCAAGGGTGACGAGGAAATTGGAAATTTGAGAACATTGCTGGGATCTACTATGCAGGAAAAAGTGGGAATATTCAGAACTGAAAAAGACCTAATAGAAGGCTTGAAGATTATAAGAGATATAAATAAAAGAGTATTGAATATAGAAGTGAAAGATAAGACTAGCAAGTATAATACGAATCTGATCCAGTATCTTGAGCTAGAGTTTTCTGCAGAGCTTGCAGAAGTGATTGCAATGGGAGCATTAGCAAGGACAGAAAGCAGAGGTTCGCACTACCGTCGTGATTATCCAAAGAGGGATGACGTGAACTGGATGAAGCATACAATTGCAGTAAAGAGAAAAGATGGAATTTCTATTTCATATATACCGGTCAGTGTTACTAAATGGCAACCAGAAGAGCGTAAATATTGA
- the icd gene encoding isocitrate dehydrogenase (NADP(+)), which yields MKITISNNKLTVPNTVTIPYILGDGIGSDIMKASMKVWNFAVEKAYKDERSIDWLEIFAGEKSVRQTGELLPRETLSKIKEYVVAIKGPLTTPIGGGFRSINIAIRQELDLYASIRPVRYFRGVPSPMRNPELVDTIIFRENTEDLYMGIEWAYDSKESKEIIEFLKSRYNVNIRENSGIGIKPISEFGTKRIARKGFDFAINNGKKKVTIVHKGNIMKYTEGAFREWCYEVAKEEYPDKFIREDELGSVSSDKRIIINDRIADSMFQQMLTRPAEYNVIITPNLNGDYLSDAVVAQIGGLGLAPSANIGDFAALYEPVHGSAPKYADKNVANPTSLILSGKMMFEYIGWTEVASIIEKAIEKTFANRQFTNDIARLVGISSLKTSEFAQAVINNMQSI from the coding sequence ATGAAAATTACGATCTCGAATAATAAGTTAACAGTTCCTAACACTGTTACCATTCCATATATTCTGGGAGATGGCATAGGTTCAGACATAATGAAAGCCTCCATGAAAGTTTGGAACTTTGCTGTAGAGAAAGCATATAAAGATGAAAGATCGATAGATTGGCTAGAGATATTTGCCGGAGAAAAATCAGTGAGGCAAACTGGTGAACTATTGCCAAGAGAAACTCTTTCTAAAATAAAAGAATACGTGGTAGCTATTAAGGGGCCGCTTACCACACCAATAGGTGGAGGGTTCAGAAGCATCAACATTGCAATTAGGCAGGAACTTGATCTTTATGCAAGTATCAGACCTGTGAGATATTTCAGGGGTGTACCTAGCCCTATGCGCAATCCAGAACTTGTTGATACAATAATATTTAGGGAAAATACTGAAGATCTGTATATGGGTATTGAATGGGCTTATGATTCTAAAGAAAGCAAAGAAATTATAGAATTTCTAAAGAGCAGATATAATGTTAACATAAGAGAAAATTCAGGGATCGGCATCAAACCAATTTCAGAATTTGGCACGAAGAGAATAGCAAGAAAAGGTTTTGATTTTGCAATTAATAATGGAAAGAAAAAGGTTACAATTGTGCACAAAGGGAATATAATGAAATATACAGAAGGTGCTTTTAGAGAATGGTGCTATGAAGTAGCTAAAGAAGAATATCCAGATAAATTCATTAGAGAAGATGAGCTTGGTAGTGTATCATCAGATAAGAGAATAATAATCAATGACCGAATTGCAGATAGTATGTTTCAGCAGATGCTTACAAGGCCTGCAGAATACAACGTGATCATTACGCCAAATCTGAATGGGGACTATCTCAGCGATGCCGTAGTTGCGCAGATTGGAGGATTAGGATTGGCACCTAGCGCTAATATTGGAGATTTTGCAGCACTGTATGAACCGGTACATGGTTCTGCACCAAAATATGCAGATAAAAACGTAGCAAATCCCACATCATTAATATTAAGTGGAAAGATGATGTTTGAATATATTGGATGGACGGAAGTAGCGTCTATTATTGAAAAAGCTATAGAAAAAACGTTCGCAAATAGACAATTTACAAATGATATTGCCAGGCTAGTCGGGATCAGTTCATTAAAAACTTCAGAATTTGCACAGGCTGTTATAAACAATATGCAGTCAATCTAA
- a CDS encoding Trm112 family protein has translation MKLENIKLLCCPICRESLELEIEEIDGDKVKNGFLACRKCGKKYKIENYIARFLD, from the coding sequence ATGAAACTTGAAAATATTAAACTTTTATGCTGCCCTATCTGCAGAGAATCTCTAGAATTGGAGATTGAAGAAATAGATGGAGACAAGGTTAAAAATGGGTTTCTGGCCTGCAGAAAATGTGGTAAAAAATATAAGATAGAAAATTACATAGCCAGATTTTTAGATTGA
- a CDS encoding succinate dehydrogenase has translation MANNESIKGRLEPIAWLFQIFTAIFLVFFLTVHLILAHIYGISNDLLNVILNNLKNPWWQAFYIVFIIALAYHGTNGLRGVIFDMNVKNKKAWNALFWAMALIIIGYGTFLLYAIH, from the coding sequence ATGGCAAACAATGAAAGTATAAAAGGCAGGCTCGAACCGATCGCATGGCTATTTCAGATATTTACAGCTATATTTCTAGTATTTTTCTTGACCGTGCATCTAATACTCGCACACATCTATGGAATATCTAATGATTTGTTGAATGTGATACTTAACAACCTGAAAAATCCATGGTGGCAAGCGTTCTATATAGTTTTCATAATAGCACTGGCATATCACGGCACTAATGGGCTCAGAGGCGTGATATTCGATATGAACGTCAAAAATAAAAAAGCATGGAATGCATTGTTCTGGGCAATGGCACTGATAATTATAGGGTATGGCACATTTTTGCTTTATGCCATCCACTAA